In one Carassius carassius chromosome 14, fCarCar2.1, whole genome shotgun sequence genomic region, the following are encoded:
- the LOC132157527 gene encoding myosin heavy chain, fast skeletal muscle-like, which produces MGDGEMECFGPAAIYLRKPERERLEAQTAKFDAKTAFFVTDAAEMYLKSTLISIEAGKATVKTDCGKTVTVKEDQIFPRNPPKFDKMEDMAMMTHLNEPSVLFNLKERYAAWMIYTYSGLFCATVNPYKWLPVYDAVVVSGYRGKKRIEAPPHIFSISDNAYQFMLTDRENQSVLITGESGAGKTVNTKRVIQYFATVAMAGPKKTDSGPGKMQGSLEDQIIAANPLLEAYGNAKTIRNDNSSRFGKFIRIHFSGTGKLAKADIETYLLEKSRVTFQLSAERSYHIFYQLMTGHKPELLEALLITTNPYDYPMISQGEITVKSIDDVEEFIATDSAIDILGFNADEKISIYKLTGAVMHHGAMKFKQKQREEQAEPDGNEAADKISYLMGINSADMLKALCYPRVKVGNEMVTKGQTVPQVNNAVSALCKSVYEKMFLWMVVRINEMLNTTNPREYYIGVLDIAGFEIFDYNSLEQLCINFTNEKLQQFFNHTMFVLEQEEYKKEGIEWAFIDFGMDLATCIELIEKPMGIFSILEEECMFPKATDSSFKNKLHDQHLGKCSAFEKPKPGKGKAEAHFSLVHYAGTVDYNITGWLEKNKDPLNDSVVQLYQKSALKVLALLYVAVPEVEGGAKKGGKKKGGSFQTVSAVFRENLGKLMSNLRSTHPHFVRCLIPNETKTPGLMENFLVIHQLRCNGVLEGIRICTKGFPSRIHYGDFKQRYKVLNAAVIPEGHFIDNKKATEKLLGSIDIDHTQYKFGHTKVFFKAGLLGTLEEMRDEKLSSLVTMTQALARGYVMRKEYVKMTERREAIYSIQYNIRSFMNVKHWPWMKVYFKIKPLLKSAESEKEMASMKENFEKMKEDLTKALAKKKELEEKMVSLVQEKHDLLQQVTSESESLSDAEERCEGLIKSKIQLEGKLKETNERLEDEEEINAELTAKKRKLEDECSELKKDIDDLELTLAKVEKEKHATENKVKNLTEEMASQDESIAKLTKEKKALQEAHQQTLDDLQAEEDKVNTLTKAKTKLEQQVDDLEGSLEQEKKLRMDLERVKRKLEGDLKLAQESIMDLENEKQLSDEKIKKKDFEISQFLSKIEDEQSLGAQLQKKIKELQARIEELEEEIEAERSARAKVEKQRADLSRELEDISERLEEAGGATAAQIEMNKKREAEFQKMRRDLEESTLQHEATAAALRKKQADSVAELGEQIDNLQRVKQKLEKEKSEYKMEIDDLTSNMEAVAKAKGNLEKMCRTLEDQLSEIKAKSDENSRQLNDMNAQRARLQTENGEFSRQLEEKEALVSQLTRGKQAFTQQIEDLKRHVEEEIKAKNALAHAVQSARHDCDLLREQYEEEQEAKAELQRGMSKANSEVAQWRAKYETDAIQRTEELEESKKKLAQRLQDAEESIEAVNSKCASLEKTKQRLQTEVEDLMIDGERANALAANLDKKQRNFDKVLAEWKQKYEESQAELEAAQKEARSLSTELFKMKNSYEEALDHLETLKRENKNLQQEISELSEQLGETGKSIHELEKAKKTVESEKSEIQTALEEAEGTLEHEESKILRVQLELNQVKSEIDRKLAEKDEEMEQIKRNSQRVIDSMQSTLDSEVRSRNDAMRVKKKMEGDLNEMEVQLSHANRQAAEAQKQLRNVQGQLKDAQLHLDEAVRGQDDMKEQVAMVERRNGLMQAEIEELRAGLEQTERGRKVAEQELVDASERVTLLHSQNTSLINTKKKLETDLVQVQGEVDDAVQEARNAEEKAKKAITDAAMMAEELKKEQDTSAHLERMKKNLEVTVKDLQHRLDEAENLAMKGGKKQLQKLESRVHELEAEVEAEQKRGTDAVKGVRKYERRVKELTYQTEEDKKNVTRLQDLVDKLQLKVKAYKSQAEEAEEQANTHLSRYRKVQHELEESHERADIAESQVNKLRAKSREAGKTKDEE; this is translated from the exons ATGGGAGATGGTGAAATGGAGTGTTTCGGCCCGGCGGCCATTTACCTCCGGAagccagaaagagagagactcgaGGCTCAGACTGCTAAATTCGATGCCAAAACAGCATTCTTCGTGACAGATGCAGCTGAGATGTACTTGAAAAGTACACTTATTAGTATAGAGGCTGGCAAAGCTACTGTCAAAACTGACTGTGGGAAA ACTGTCACAGTAAAGGAAGATCAAATCTTCCCAAGGAATCCTCCCAAATTTGACAAAATGGAGGACATGGCCATGATGACCCATCTCAATGAGCCTTCTGTGCTGTTTAACCTCAAAGAGCGTTACGCAGCATGGATGATCTAT ACCTACTCTGGCTTGTTCTGTGCCACTGTCAATCCATACAAATGGCTTCCAGTGTACGACGCAGTTGTCGTGAGTGGATACAGAGGCAAAAAGAGGATTGAAGCCCCACCTCACATCTTCTCCATCTCTGACAACGCCTACCAGTTCATGCTCACAG ATCGTGAGAACCAGTCTGTCCTGATTAC TGGAGAATCTGGAGCAGGAAAGACTGTGAACACAAAACGTGTCATTCAGTACTTTGCAACTGTTGCGATGGCTGGTCCAAAGAAGACAGACTCTGGCCCTGGAAAAATGCAG GGATCACTGGAGGACCAGATCATTGCAGCCAACCCTCTGCTGGAGGCTTATGGTAACGCCAAGACTATAAGGAACGACAACTCCTCTCGTTTT GGTAAATTCATCAGGATTCACTTTTCGGGCACTGGTAAACTGGCCAAAGCAGATATTGAAACTT ATCTGCTAGAAAAGTCAAGGGTAACATTCCAGCTGTCTGCTGAGAGGAGTTACCACATCTTCTACCAGCTCATGACTGGACACAAGCCAGAGCTGCTCG AGGCCCTGCTCATCACCACCAACCCTTACGACTATCCAATGATCAGCCAGGGTGAAATCACTGTCAAGAGCATCGATGATGTGGAGGAGTTCATTGCCACAGAT AGTGCCATTGACATTCTGGGCTTCAATGCTGATGAGAAGATCAGCATCTACAAGCTGACAGGTGCGGTGATGCATCATGGGGCCATGAAGTTCAAACAGAAGCAGAGAGAGGAGCAGGCCGAACCTGACGGCAATGAGG CTGCTGATAAAATCTCCTACCTCATGGGCATCAACTCTGCTGACATGCTGAAAGCTCTGTGTTACCCCAGAGTGAAGGTCGGGAATGAGATGGTGACCAAAGGCCAGACAGTACCACAG GTGAACAATGCAGTCTCTGCACTCTGCAAGTCTGTCTATGAGAAAATGTTCTTGTGGATGGTCGTCCGTATCAATGAGATGTTGAACACGACGAATCCTAGAGAGTACTACATCGGTGTGCTGGACATCGCTGGATTTGAGATCTTTGAT TATAACAGCTTGGAGCAGCTTTGCATTAACTTCACAAATGAGAAACTGCAACAGTTCTTCAACCACACCATGTTTGTTCTGGAGCAAGAGGAGTACAAGAAAGAAGGCATTGAATGGGCATTCATTGACTTTGGTATGGACTTGGCTACCTGCATTGAGCTCATTGAGAAG CCAATGGGCATCTTCTCCATTCTTGAAGAGGAGTGCATGTTCCCAAAGGCTACAGACTCAAGCTTCAAAAACAAGCTGCATGACCAACATCTGGGAAAATGTTCAGCTTTCGAGAAGCCCAAGCCTGGCAAGGGCAAAGCAGAGGCCCACTTCTCTCTGGTGCACTACGCCGGCACTGTGGACTACAACATTACTGGCTGGTTGGAGAAGAACAAGGATCCACTGAACGACTCTGTCGTGCAACTTTACCAAAAGTCAGCACTCAAAGTGCTGGCCTTGCTGTATGTCGCTGTGCCAGAAG TTGAGGGAGGTGCAAAGAAAGGAGGCAAGAAGAAGGGTGGTTCCTTCCAGACGGTGTCTGCAGTTTTTAGG GAAAACTTGGGTAAACTGATGTCTAACCTGAGGAGCACTCACCCTCACTTTGTGCGCTGCTTGATTCCTAATGAAACCAAGACTCCAG GTCTGATGGAGAACTTCCTTGTTATCCACCAGCTCAGGTGTAATGGTGTGCTGGAGGGCATCAGAATCTGCACGAAGGGTTTCCCCAGCAGAATCCACTACGGTGACTTCAAGCAGAG ATACAAAGTATTAAATGCTGCTGTCATCCCTGAGGGACACTTCATTGACAACAAAAAGGCTACAGAGAAACTCTTGGGCTCTATTGATATTGACCACACCCAATACAAATTTGGACATACCAAG GTGTTCTTTAAAGCTGGTCTGTTGGGTACTCTTGAGGAGATGAGAGATGAAAAACTATCAAGTCTGGTTACCATGACTCAGGCCTTGGCCCGAGGATATGTCATGAGGAAGGAGTATGTCAAAATGACGGAGAGGAG GGAGGCAATTTATTCCATCCAATACAACATCCGCTCATTCATGAATGTAAAACATTGGCCATGGATGAAGGTGTACTTCAAGATCAAGCCTCTTCTGAAGAGTGCAGAGAGTGAAAAAGAAATGGCATCAATGAAGGAGAACtttgagaaaatgaaagaagATTTAACAAAGGCATTAGCTAAAAAGAAGGAGCTTGAGGAGAAAATGGTGTCACTTGTTCAGGAGAAACACGATCTTCTACAGCAAGTAACTTCT GAATCTGAAAGCCTCTCTGATGCTGAGGAGAGATGTGAAGGGCTCATCAAAAGCAAGATCCAGCTCGAGggcaaactcaaagagacaaacgagagactggaggatgaggaggaaatcAATGCTGAACTGACTGCCAAGAAGAGGAAACTGGAGGATGAATGCTCTGAGctgaaaaaagacattgatgaccTGGAGCTCACCTTGGCAAAAGTGGAGAAGGAAAAACATGCAACAGAGAATAAA GTGAAAAACCTGACAGAGGAGATGGCCTCTCAAGACGAGAGCATTGCCAAGCTGACAAAAGAGAAGAAAGCCCTCCAAGAGGCACACCAGCAGACTCTTGATGACCTTCAGGCAGAGGAAGACAAAGTCAACACTCTGACTAAAGCTAAGACAAAGCTTGAGCAGCAAGTGGACGAT CTTGAGGGCTCATTGGAGCAAGAGAAGAAGCTTCGTATGGACCTTGAGAGAGTCAAGAGGAAGCTTGAGGGTGATCTGAAACTGGCCCAGGAGTCCATAATGGACCTGGAGAATGAAAAACAGCTATCAGATGAGAAGATCAAAAA GAAGGATTTTGAGATAAGCCAGTTTCTCAGCAAGATTGAGGATGAACAGTCTTTGGGAGCACAGCTTCAGAAGAAGATCAAAGAACTTCAG gCCCGTATCGAGGAGCTGGAAGAGGAAATTGAAGCAGAGCGATCTGCTCGTGCCAAAGTGGAGAAGCAGAGAGCTGATCTTTCCAGGGAACTTGAAGATATCAGCGAGAGGCTTGAGGAAGCTGGTGGTGCCACTGCTGCTCAGATTGAGATGAACAAGAAGCGTGAAGCCGAATTCCAGAAGATGCGTCGTGATCTGGAGGAGTCCACCTTGCAGCATGAAGCTACAGCTGCAGCTCTCCGAAAGAAGCAGGCTGACAGTGTGGCTGAACTCGGAGAACAGATCGACAACCTCCAGCGGGTCAAGCAGAAGCTGGAGAAGGAGAAGAGTGAATACAAGATGGAGATTGATGACTTGACAAGCAACATGGAAGCTGTGGCTAAAGCAAAG GGTAATTTAGAGAAGATGTGCCGCACTCTTGAAGACCAGCTGAGTGAAATCAAGGCCAAAAGTGATGAAAATAGTCGCCAGTTGAACGACATGAATGCACAACGAGCAAGACTTCAGACTGAAAATG GTGAATTTAGCCGTCAACTGGAAGAGAAAGAAGCACTTGTTTCACAGTTAACTAGAGGAAAACAGGCTTTTACTCAGCAAATTGAGGATCTCAAAAGACATGTTGAGGAAGAAATCAAG GCCAAGAACGCTCTGGCTCATGCAGTTCAGTCTGCCCGCCATGACTGTGATTTGCTCAGAGAGCAGTATGAGGAGGAGCAGGAGGCCAAAGCTGAACTCCAGCGTGGAATGTCTAAGGCCAACAGTGAGGTGGCCCAGTGGAGAGCCAAATATGAGACTGATGCCATCCAGCGCACTGAGGAGCTTGAGGAATCCAA GAAAAAGCTGGCACAGCGTCTGCAGGATGCTGAAGAATCCATTGAGGCAGTGAACTCCAAGTGTGCCTCTCTGGAAAAGACCAAACAGAGGCTGCAGACAGAGGTAGAGGACCTGATGATTGATGGGGAGAGGGCAAATGCATTGGCTGCCAACCTTGACAAGAAGCAGAGAAACTTTGACAAG GTCCTAGCAGAGTGGAAGCAGAAGTATGAGGAAAGCCAGGCTGAACTAGAAGCTGCTCAGAAAGAAGCTCGTTCTCTCAGCACTGAGCTTTTCAAAATGAAGAACTCCTATGAGGAAGCTCTTGACCACCTCGAGACCCTGAAGAGGGAGAACAAGAATCTGCAAC AGGAGATTTCTGAGCTCTCTGAACAGCTTGGAGAAACTGGAAAGAGCATTCATGAGTTAGAGAAAGCCAAGAAGACAGTGGAATCTGAGAAATCAGAGATCCAGACTGCACTAGAAGAAGCCGAG GGCACCCTGGAGCATGAAGAGTCCAAGATTCTCCGTGTGCAGCTGGAGCTGAACCAGGTGAAGAGCGAGATTGACAGGAAGCTTGCTGAGAAGGATGAGGAGATGGAACAGATCAAGAGGAACAGCCAACGAGTGATCGACTCCATGcagagcactctggactctgaggtCAGGAGCAGAAATGATGCCATGAGAGTCAAAAAGAAGATGGAGGGAGATCTGAATGAGATGGAGGTCCAGCTGAGTCATGCCAACCGCCAGGCTGCTGAGGCCCAGAAACAGCTCAGGAACGTCCAAGGACAACTCAAG GATGCCCAACTGCACCTTGATGAAGCTGTCAGAGGACAGGACGACATGAAGGAGCAGGTGGCCATGGTGGAGCGCAGGAATGGCCTAATGCAAGCAGAGATTGAGGAGCTGAGAGCTGGCCTGGAGCAAACAGAGAGAGGCCGCAAAGTGGCGGAGCAGGAGCTGGTGGATGCCAGCGAACGCGTGACACTGCTGCATTCACAA AATACGAGTCTTATTAACACCAAGAAGAAGCTTGAGACTGATCTGGTCCAGGTTCAAGGTGAGGTGGATGATGCAGTCCAGGAGGCCAGAAATGCAGAGGAGAAAGCCAAGAAGGCCATCACTGAT GCTGCCATGATGGCTGAGGAGCTGAAGAAGGAGCAGGACACCAGTGCTCACCTGGAGAGGATGAAGAAGAACCTGGAGGTGACTGTCAAAGACCTGCAGCACCGTCTGGATGAGGCGGAGAATCTGGCCATGAAGGGTGGAAAGAAACAGCTCCAGAAACTGGAGTCCAGG GTTCATGAGTTGGAGGCTGAAGTTGAAGCTGAACAGAAACGTGGTACAGACGCTGTGAAAGGAGTGCGCAAATATGAAAGGAGAGTGAAGGAGCTCACCTACCAG ACTGAGGAAGACAAGAAGAACGTGACTCGACTGCAGGATCTGGTAGACAAGCTGCAGCTGAAAGTGAAGGCCTACAAAAGCCAAGCTGAAGAAGCT GAGGAGCAGGCCAACACTCACCTGTCCAGGTACAGGAAGGTGCAGCATGAGCTGGAGGAGTCTCATGAGCGCGCTGACATCGCAGAGTCCCAGGTCAACAAGCTGAGAGCCAAGAGCCGTGAAGCTGGGAAG acTAAAGATGAAGAATGA